The following proteins come from a genomic window of Miscanthus floridulus cultivar M001 chromosome 2, ASM1932011v1, whole genome shotgun sequence:
- the LOC136513155 gene encoding uncharacterized protein yields the protein MGPKKLQEHLEGQFPVKIAYTKVWEGRQRALDELHGTWQESFRMLWSFKAELETTCPGSVVEIDCKKTKGGKIRFSRMFVAIKACVDGFLVGCRPYLGVDSTHLTGKYNGQLAAATAVDGHNWMYPVAYGIFYKETKANWIWFMKQLKRAIGIPCGLTIHTNACKGLETAVHKVFGDAAEHRECFRHLMHNFRKKYQGDVLKYMWPCAWACTTRRHEWLWNKISETCPEAIPYLQDNHKHVWSRAKFSGECKVDYVNNNISECFNNWIKDFKGLLVDNLVDMIRGKIMEKIAMRQLISQKLEGPILPSVLNELKEKSRNLNYTIKGSGGLKAEVSGLTRDNFPWRHAVDLEGKTCSCGQWQISGKPCTHAIAFIGSLRKVKLDDYVHDYYSVERFKAIYQFLVNPMVDKSQWPAADPGFEMWPPKLERAAGRPRVKRIKSRGEPGKRGSSQCKRCFQFGHIAKGCREPPTELGDELPPLVLTKSDSSKRKALDTTKSANAPKKSKKEFATTSTSLATLSPVSPGPTTRQMAASISTPASLRPTTRSKSQDISPGGIARRLIIN from the exons ATGGGTCCTAAGAAATTGCAAGAACACCTTGAGGGGCAGTTCCCAGTCAAAATAGCTTATACCAAGGTCTGGGAAGGAAGGCAACGTGCACTAGATGAACTTCATGGCACTTGGCAGGAAAGTTTCAGAATGTTGTGGAGCTTCAAAGCGGAGTTAGAAACTACATGCCCAGGAAGTGTAGTAGAGATTGATTGCAAGAAGACTAAAGGTGGCAAGATTCGTTTCTCTAGGATGTTTGTGGCCATCAAAGCATGTGTGGATGGATTTCTTGTGGGATGTAGGCCTTACCTTGGAGTTGACTCCACTCACCTCACAGGCAAGTACAATGGACAGCTAGCTGCAGCAACTGCGGTTGATGGACATAATTGGATGTACCCGGTGGCTTATGGCATTTTTTACAAGGAGACTAAAGCCAATTGGATTTGGTTCATGAAGCAATTGAAGAGGGCAATTGGGATTCCATGTGGACTGACAATCCACACTAATGCTTGCAAGGGTCTAGAGACAGCAGTCCATAAAGTATTTGGAGATGCAGCTGAGCACAGAGAGTGTTTTAGACACCTCATGCATAATTTTAGAAAGAAATACCAAGGAGATGTGTTGAAGTACATGTGGCCTTGTGCTTGGGCATGTACTACTAGGAGGCATGAATGGCTTTGGAACAAAATTTCAGAAACCTGTCCAGAAGCAATCCCTTACTTGCAAGACAACCACAAGCATGTTTGGTCACGAGCAAAGTTTTCAGGGGAGTGCAAGGTGGATTATGTCAATAACAACATATCAGAATGCTTCAATAATTGGATCAAGGATTTCAAAGGTCTGCTGGTGGATAATCTCGTGGACATGATTAGAGGTAAGATCATGGAGAAGATAGCAATGAGGCAGCTTATAAGTCAGAAGCTTGAAGGGCCAATCCTTCCTAGTGTTCTCAACGAGCTGAAGGAGAAGAGTAGAAACTTGAATTATACAATCAAGGGGAGTGGTGGACTAAAGGCTGAAGTCTCTGGATTGACTAGGGACAACTTTCCTTGGAGGCATGCAGTGGACCTTGAAGGGAAAACATGCTCATGCGGTCAATGGCAGATCTCTGGGAAACCTTGCACCCATGCTATAGCCTTTATAGGTTCACTAAGGAAAGTGAAACTTGATGACTATGTGCATGATTACTACTCAGTTGAGCGTTTCAAGGCTATTTACCAGTTTTTGGTGAACCCGATGGTTGACAAGTCACAGTGGCCTGCAGCTGATCCTGGGTTTGAGATGTGGCCTCCGAAACTAGAAAGGGCCGCTGGTAGGCCAAGAGTGAAAAGGATCAAGAGTAGGGGCGAACCAGGGAAAAGGGGCTCTTCTCAATGCAAAAGATGCTTTCAGTTTGGGCATATTGCGAAGGGCTGCAGGGAGCCTCCTACTGAACTTGGTGATGAATTACCACCTTTAGTTCTTACCAAGTCTGACTCTAG TAAGAGGAAAGCATTGGATACTACAAAGTCTGCCAATGCTCCTAAAAAATCCAAGAAGGAATTTGCAACAACCTCTACTTCCTTAGCCACACTATCACCTGTAAGTCCAGGGCCAACAACCAGACAAATGGCGGCTTCTATTTCCACACCAGCCAGTCTACGGCCTACAACCAGGAGCAAATCACAAGACATATCTCCAGGAGGCATTGCTAGAAGGCTCATCATAAATTAG
- the LOC136513165 gene encoding uncharacterized protein: protein MRLVSVDLDPVEIAAGSAVNFLHCYSFRIDEKNGCKIFIDVCSFSTIEDDRSMYCKGRRLEWWVDPEEYSIIEMEDDVSKHYSWASYQEPNFWYSDQNGQTMRLASDKELLTLLRASRQVKFIMTVDRCSSVGALNVTQNENDLVTDSKLQLVQVTDELNEQHIQVTDEVNESSAQATQEVPQYNGQEWAEVPELGLTAAGPARVEEEEKEHYMEPGVDPDGDEPIGADEEWRYFKKAKVAEGDKIAKVLQENKKVDKKGEKKGKGQEAFDPDAVPSDEATMANDAFVAHTTYDRDNPDIKKGSTFVDKNAFVLLMKQFTIKREFETFVVHSDKSRYRAKCVDPECEWKVHAKKLLGCPTFMVN from the exons ATGCGGTTGGTCAGTGTTGATCTTGATCCTGTGGAAATTGCTGCAGGCAGTGCTGTTAATTTTCTGCACTGCTACTCTTTCAGGATCGATGAGAAGAATGGTTGTAAAATTTTCATTGATGTTTGCTCGTTCTCTACTATCGAGGATGATCGATCTATGTACTGTAAAGGCCGACGTTTGGAGTGGTGGGTGGATCCAGAGGAGTACTCCATCATTGAGATGGAGGACGATGTTTCAAAGCATTACAGCTGGGCAAGTTATCAAGAACCAAATTTCTGGTATTCAGATCAGAATGGTCAAACAATGCGGCTTGCTAGTGATAAGGAGCTTCTGACCTTATTGCGGGCATCAAGACAGGTGAAGTTTATTATGACGGTTGATAGATGCTCAAGTGTAGGTGCTCTGAATGTGACTCAAAATGAAAACGATCTGGTCACAGATAGCAAGTTGCAGCTAGTTCAG GTGACAGATGAGTTGAATGAGCAACATATTCAAGTCACAGATGAGGTGAATGAGTCCTCGGCTCAAGCTACACAAGAGGTGCCACAATATAATGGTCAAGAATGGGCTGAAGTACCAGAACTTGGACTTACAGCCGCTGGTCCTGCTAGAGTAGAAGAGGAAGAAAAGGAGCACTACATGGAGCCTGGTGTTGACCCTGACGGAGATGAACCAATTGGGGCTGATGAAGAATGGAGGTATTTCAAGAAGGCAAAGGTAGCTGAAGGAGATAAGATTGCAAAAGTGCTGCAAGAAAACAAGAAAGTGGATAAGAAAGGGGAGAAAAAAGGGAAGGGACAAGAAGCATTTGATCCTGATGCTGTACCAAGTGATGAAGCCACTATGGCCAATGATGCCTTTGTTGCACACACCACATATGATCGAGATAACCCTGACATAAAGAAAGGATCAACATTTGTTGACAAGAATGCCTTTGTGCTACTTATGAAGCAATTTACAATCAAAAGGGagtttgagacttttgtggtgcATAGTGACAAGTCAAGGTACAGGGCTAAATGTGTAGATCCAGAGTGCGAATGGAAAGTTCATGCAAAGAAACTCCTTGGATGCCCTACTTTCATGGTGAACTAG
- the LOC136537828 gene encoding SEC12-like protein 1, translating into MSGNGGEGAVGKVACAAWIRRRDDDGWPPGVSRLLVAFGRGATASSPPLVDLLEFDAKASALSSESEPLARVTVGEEAADTPRAISVHPGGRELVWATAKGCRVFNLVYKDFGIHLISRAASPLQCVGPQKCLAFSTDGAKFAVGGEDGCLRIFHWPSLNVILDESKAHKSFRDMDISLDSKFLVSSSIDGSARIWNIDEGAPLINLTRSSDEKIEYCRFSRDGAKPFLFCTLVKGHDVLTMAVDISNWKRIGYKRFSTKPISTLAISLDGKYLALGNCDGDFCAVEIKKMEVAHWSKKVHLGFPVSSIEFCPTERVVISTSHQWGAEITKLDVPPEWKVWQIWLVLLSLFVSSAVLFYLFFKHVRLNLRP; encoded by the exons ATGTCGGGGAACGGCGGCGAGGGTGCGGTCGGGAAGGTGGCCTGCGCGGCGTGGATACGGCGGCGGGACGATGACGGCTGGCCACCCGGCGTCTCCCGCCTCCTCGTGGCGTTCGGCCGCGGGGCCACGGCCTCGTCCCCGCCGCTCGTCGACCTCCTCGAGTTCGACGCCAAGGCATCCGCACTCTCCTCCGAGTCCGAGCCCCTG GCGAGGGTCACCGTGGGCGAGGAGGCAGCGGACACGCCGCGCGCGATCTCTGTGCACCCCGGCGGCCGGGAGCTCGTCTGGGCAACTGCCAAAGGCTGCAG GGTATTTAATCTTGTTTATAAAGACTTCGGTATTCACCTTATTTCAAGAGCTGCTTCACCTCTCCAATGTGTTGGGCCTCAAAAATGTTTAGCATTCAGCACTGATGGTGCTAAGTTTGCTGTTGGTGGTGAG GATGGATGTCTCAGAATATTTCATTGGCCAAGTCTCAATGTGATTTTGGACGAATCTAAAGCTCACAAATCCTTCCGTGACATGGACATCAG CTTAGACTCAAAGTTTTTAGTTTCATCATCCATTGATGGCTCTGCAAGAATATGGAACATTGATGAGGGGGCTCCACTAATCAATTTGACAAGATCTTCG GATGAGAAGATTGAGTATTGCCGCTTTTCTAGGGATGGAGCCAAACCTTTCCTGTTTTGCACACTTGTAAAAG GTCATGATGTTTTGACTATGGCTGTGGACATAAGTAATTGGAAGAGAATCGGTTACAAAAGATTTTCAACAAAGCCCATTTCCACACTCGCAATTAGCTTGGACGGGAAATATCTTGCACT AGGAAACTGTGATGGTGACTTTTGCGCCGTGGAAATAAAGAAGATGGAGGTTGCTCACTGGAGCAAGAAGGTTCATCTTGGCTTCCCAGTTTCCTCCATTGAATTTTGCCCTACTGAAAG GGTTGTAATCTCCACCTCACATCAATGGGGAGCAGAGATAACAAAACTTGACGTCCCTCCCGAATGGAAAG TGTGGCAGATCTGGCTGGTGCTCCTGAGCCTCTTCGTGTCGTCGGCCGTCCTCTTCTACCTCTTCTTCAAGCACGTAAGGCTCAACCTGAGGCCATAG